One Bradyrhizobium sp. CCGB12 genomic window carries:
- a CDS encoding D-TA family PLP-dependent enzyme, which yields MTTPLAAKIAREYGTPCAVIDMDRVERNIARIQKACDDAGVASRPHIKTHKNPTIAKMQVAAGAKGITCQKLGEAEIMANAGIDDILISYNLLGEEKMARLGALQAKVNMTVAADNSTVVAGLPKAAAASGRPLSVVVECDTGRKRAGVETPAEAIALAREIAASKGLEFAGFMMYPTETGWADAQKFYDEALAGVRAHGLDAKIVSTGGTPNLKNLGKLKGGTEHRFGTYIYNDRMQVAAGVASWDDCALHIYSTVVSRAAPERGILDAGSKTLTTDTGGLDGHGLILEHPEAKIARFAEEHGFLDLSRSNTRPNVGDVVRIVPNHVCVVVNMMDEVVMVRGDEIIGTLPVAARGKLR from the coding sequence ATGACAACTCCCCTCGCCGCAAAAATCGCCCGTGAATATGGCACGCCCTGCGCCGTCATCGACATGGACAGGGTCGAGCGCAACATCGCGCGGATCCAGAAGGCCTGCGATGACGCCGGCGTCGCCAGCCGGCCGCACATCAAGACCCACAAGAACCCGACCATCGCCAAGATGCAGGTCGCGGCTGGCGCCAAGGGCATCACCTGCCAGAAGCTGGGCGAAGCCGAGATCATGGCCAATGCCGGCATCGATGACATTCTGATCAGCTACAATCTGCTCGGCGAAGAGAAGATGGCCCGCCTCGGCGCGCTCCAGGCGAAAGTGAACATGACGGTCGCCGCTGACAATTCGACCGTCGTCGCGGGGCTGCCCAAGGCAGCGGCGGCATCAGGCCGCCCGCTCTCGGTGGTGGTCGAATGCGACACCGGCCGCAAGCGCGCCGGTGTCGAGACGCCGGCCGAGGCGATCGCTCTGGCCCGTGAGATCGCCGCATCGAAGGGGCTCGAATTCGCCGGCTTCATGATGTACCCGACCGAAACAGGCTGGGCCGATGCGCAGAAGTTTTATGACGAAGCGCTGGCCGGCGTGCGCGCCCACGGCCTGGACGCAAAGATCGTCTCCACCGGCGGCACGCCGAACCTGAAGAATCTCGGCAAGCTCAAGGGCGGCACCGAGCACCGCTTCGGCACCTACATCTACAACGACCGCATGCAGGTCGCCGCCGGCGTTGCCAGCTGGGACGACTGCGCGCTGCACATCTATTCGACGGTGGTGAGCCGCGCTGCGCCCGAACGCGGGATCTTGGACGCCGGCTCCAAGACGCTGACGACGGACACCGGCGGCCTCGACGGCCACGGCCTGATCCTCGAGCATCCCGAAGCCAAGATCGCGCGCTTCGCGGAGGAGCACGGCTTCCTCGACCTCTCCCGCAGCAACACGCGCCCGAACGTGGGCGATGTCGTCCGCATCGTGCCGAACCATGTTTGCGTCGTCGTCAACATGATGGACGAGGTGGTGATGGTCCGCGGCGACGAGATCATCGGCACGCTGCCGGTCGCGGCGCGGGGGAAGCTGCGGTAG
- a CDS encoding Ppx/GppA phosphatase family protein, whose amino-acid sequence MNDHTRLRDGHGLHGELGSMAAVALATEPAVGAQAPGTGVYAALDLGTNNCRLLIACPTQDGFRVVDSFSRIIRLGEGVSATGCISDAAIERAIAALSICRDKINLRKARRLRLIATEACRAAANAEGFRSRVAAETGIELEVIDRETEAALAVLGCSPLVDPRGRGAILFDIGGGSTELVRIERDPENPEPRIRAWMSIPFGVVTLAEQFGGRDVTPEIYAAMEREVANHVAPFAAEHGRDLADMHLLGTSGTVTTLAGIHLNLPRYDRRRVDSIWMNDADITATISKLVGMSYEERAGNNCISVERADLVLAGCAILDAIRHAFPLPRLRVADRGLREGMLVEMMREDGALRSW is encoded by the coding sequence ATGAATGACCACACGCGGCTCCGCGACGGCCATGGGCTGCACGGTGAGCTGGGGTCGATGGCGGCGGTGGCGTTGGCCACCGAACCGGCCGTCGGCGCACAGGCGCCGGGAACCGGCGTCTACGCGGCGCTGGACCTCGGCACCAACAATTGCAGGCTTCTGATCGCCTGTCCGACCCAAGACGGCTTTCGCGTGGTCGATTCCTTCTCGCGCATCATCCGGCTCGGCGAGGGCGTCTCGGCAACGGGCTGCATCAGCGATGCCGCGATCGAGCGTGCCATCGCGGCGCTCAGCATCTGCCGCGACAAGATCAATCTGCGGAAGGCGCGGCGGCTGCGGCTGATTGCGACCGAGGCCTGCCGCGCGGCCGCGAATGCGGAAGGTTTCCGCAGCCGCGTCGCAGCCGAGACCGGCATCGAGCTCGAGGTGATCGACCGTGAGACCGAGGCGGCGCTCGCCGTGCTCGGCTGCTCGCCGCTGGTCGACCCGAGGGGACGCGGGGCGATCCTGTTCGACATCGGCGGCGGCTCGACCGAGCTGGTGCGGATCGAGCGCGATCCGGAAAATCCGGAGCCGCGGATCCGGGCCTGGATGTCGATCCCGTTCGGCGTGGTCACGCTTGCCGAGCAGTTCGGTGGCCGCGACGTCACGCCGGAAATCTATGCCGCGATGGAGCGCGAGGTCGCCAATCACGTCGCGCCGTTCGCGGCAGAGCACGGCCGCGACCTTGCGGACATGCATCTGCTCGGCACGTCGGGCACGGTGACGACACTCGCGGGCATCCATCTCAACCTCCCGCGCTACGACCGCCGCCGCGTCGACAGTATCTGGATGAACGATGCCGACATCACCGCGACCATCAGCAAGCTGGTCGGGATGAGTTACGAGGAGCGCGCCGGCAACAACTGCATCAGCGTCGAGCGCGCCGACCTCGTGCTCGCCGGCTGCGCCATCCTCGATGCCATCAGGCACGCCTTTCCGCTGCCGCGGCTGCGCGTCGCCGACCGCGGTTTGCGCGAGGGCATGCTGGTCGAGATGATGCGCGAGGACGGCGCGCTCAGGAGCTGGTGA
- a CDS encoding YaiI/YqxD family protein has protein sequence MNDTPTRIYVDADACPVKDEIYRVAIRHGVPVSVVAGNFIRVPNDPLIERIAAGAGMDAADDWIAERAKPGDVVVTSDIPLASRCVKAGADVIAPNGKPFTEESIGMTLAVRNLMTDLRSAGEVTGGPRSFAPRDRSAFLSALDQTLRRIQRRRADQTAMGQG, from the coding sequence ATGAATGACACTCCCACCCGCATCTATGTCGACGCCGACGCCTGTCCGGTGAAGGACGAGATTTACCGCGTCGCGATCCGCCACGGCGTGCCCGTGAGCGTGGTCGCCGGCAACTTTATTCGTGTGCCCAACGATCCCCTCATCGAGCGCATCGCCGCCGGTGCCGGCATGGACGCCGCCGACGACTGGATCGCCGAGCGCGCCAAGCCCGGCGACGTCGTCGTGACATCGGATATTCCGCTGGCGAGCCGTTGCGTCAAGGCGGGCGCCGACGTGATTGCACCGAATGGAAAACCATTCACGGAAGAGTCGATCGGCATGACGCTGGCGGTGCGCAATCTGATGACGGATCTGCGCTCGGCCGGCGAAGTCACTGGCGGTCCGCGCTCGTTCGCGCCGCGCGACCGCTCCGCCTTCCTTTCGGCGCTCGACCAGACGCTGCGCCGGATCCAGCGCCGCCGCGCCGACCAGACCGCCATGGGTCAGGGCTGA
- a CDS encoding ABC-F family ATP-binding cassette domain-containing protein has product MAPPLIQLKDIRLTFGGTPLLSGVELNVAPSERVCLIGRNGSGKSTLLKIAAGLVEPDGGTRFVQPGATVRYLPQEPDFGDHKTTLAYVEAGLAPGDDQHQARYLLEQLGLTGDENPHNLSGGEARRTALAYVLAPSPDILLLDEPTNHLDLATIEWLEQELDSRRSALVIISHDRRFLTNLSRSTAWLDRGKIKQIDRGFASFESWRDEVLAEEERDQHKLDRKIVDEEHWLRHGVSGRRKRNVKRLANLHTLRDQRRNYRGTAGSASLAAAEAEQSGKLVIEAKGITKAYGERQIVENFSTRIQRGDRLGIIGPNGAGKTTLVNLLTGGMEPDSGTVRLGANLEMATLDQHRESLDPKATLAEALTGGRGDHIMVGGKPKHVVGYMKDFLFAQEQRGTPLEVLSGGERGRLMLARALAKPSNLLVLDEPTNDLDLETLDVLEEMLGDYDGTVILISHDRDFLDRVVTSVIAPEGNGKWIEYAGGYSDMLAQRGADLKRETAKAQAPAEKKEERSAAAPASAPKRRLSFNEKHALETLPKKMETLHADIAKLQRVLDDPNLYAKDRKKFDDTSAAIAKAHDELSAAEERWLELEMLREEIEQA; this is encoded by the coding sequence ATGGCGCCGCCGCTGATCCAATTGAAAGACATCAGGCTGACCTTTGGCGGTACGCCGCTGCTATCAGGCGTCGAGCTCAACGTCGCGCCATCCGAGCGCGTCTGCCTGATCGGCCGCAACGGCTCCGGCAAATCGACGCTGCTGAAGATCGCCGCCGGCCTCGTCGAGCCCGACGGCGGCACGCGCTTCGTGCAGCCCGGCGCGACCGTGCGCTATCTGCCGCAGGAGCCGGATTTCGGCGACCACAAGACCACGCTCGCCTATGTCGAGGCGGGGCTAGCGCCGGGCGACGATCAGCACCAGGCGCGTTATCTGCTGGAACAGCTCGGTCTCACGGGCGACGAGAACCCGCACAATCTCTCCGGCGGCGAGGCCCGCCGCACGGCGCTGGCCTATGTGCTGGCGCCCTCGCCCGACATATTGCTGCTGGACGAGCCGACCAACCATCTCGATCTCGCTACCATCGAATGGCTGGAACAGGAGCTCGACAGCCGCCGCAGCGCGCTGGTGATCATCAGCCACGACCGCCGCTTCCTCACCAATCTCTCGCGTTCGACCGCCTGGCTCGACCGCGGCAAGATCAAGCAGATCGACCGTGGCTTTGCCTCCTTCGAGAGTTGGCGCGACGAGGTGCTGGCAGAGGAAGAGCGCGACCAGCACAAGCTCGATCGCAAGATCGTCGACGAGGAGCACTGGCTGCGCCACGGCGTGTCCGGCCGCCGCAAGCGCAACGTCAAACGCCTCGCCAATCTGCATACGCTGCGCGACCAGCGCCGCAACTATCGCGGCACGGCCGGCAGCGCCAGTCTTGCGGCGGCGGAAGCAGAACAGTCCGGCAAGCTTGTCATCGAAGCGAAGGGCATCACGAAGGCCTATGGCGAGCGCCAGATCGTCGAGAATTTTTCCACCCGCATCCAGCGCGGCGACCGGCTCGGCATCATCGGACCGAACGGCGCCGGCAAGACCACGCTGGTGAACCTGCTGACCGGCGGGATGGAGCCGGATTCCGGCACGGTACGGCTTGGGGCCAATCTGGAGATGGCGACCCTCGATCAGCACCGCGAGAGCCTCGATCCCAAAGCGACACTCGCGGAAGCGCTCACCGGCGGCCGCGGCGACCACATCATGGTCGGTGGCAAGCCGAAGCACGTCGTCGGCTACATGAAAGACTTTCTATTCGCGCAGGAGCAGCGTGGCACCCCGCTGGAGGTGCTCTCCGGCGGCGAGCGCGGCCGGCTGATGCTGGCGCGCGCGCTGGCAAAGCCCTCGAACCTGCTGGTGCTGGACGAGCCGACCAACGACCTCGATCTCGAAACCCTCGACGTGCTCGAGGAGATGCTCGGCGACTACGACGGCACGGTCATCCTGATCAGCCACGACCGCGACTTCCTCGACCGCGTCGTCACCTCCGTGATCGCGCCTGAGGGCAACGGCAAGTGGATCGAATATGCCGGCGGCTACAGCGACATGCTGGCGCAGCGCGGCGCCGATTTGAAGCGCGAGACGGCGAAGGCGCAAGCCCCCGCAGAGAAGAAAGAGGAACGCTCCGCTGCTGCTCCCGCGTCCGCGCCAAAGCGGCGTCTGAGTTTCAACGAGAAGCACGCGCTGGAAACGCTGCCGAAAAAGATGGAAACGTTGCACGCCGATATCGCCAAGCTGCAGCGCGTGCTTGACGATCCCAACCTCTATGCCAAGGATCGCAAGAAATTCGATGACACGTCGGCCGCGATTGCCAAGGCACACGACGAACTTTCGGCCGCTGAAGAGCGCTGGCTCGAACTGGAAATGCTCCGCGAAGAAATTGAACAGGCATAA
- a CDS encoding RlmE family RNA methyltransferase — protein sequence MAKDTTGRLHVQVKTGGKRKLSSKLWLERQLNDPYVAKAKAAGYRSRAAFKLLEIDDKFRLLKSGMAVVDLGAAPGGWSQIAAKRVGSTEGKGKVVAIDLLEMPEIPGVDFAQLDFMDNDAPAKLTAMLGGGADVVMSDMAANTTGHRKTDQLRIVGLVETAAAFACDVLKPGGTFLAKTFQSGADAELLAQLKRDFATVRHVKPAASRQDSSERYVLATGFRGGANA from the coding sequence ATGGCCAAGGACACCACCGGCCGCTTGCACGTCCAGGTCAAGACCGGCGGCAAGCGCAAGCTCTCGTCGAAGCTGTGGCTGGAACGGCAGCTCAACGATCCCTATGTCGCCAAGGCCAAGGCGGCGGGCTATCGTTCGCGCGCCGCGTTCAAGCTGCTCGAGATCGACGACAAGTTTCGGCTGCTGAAATCAGGCATGGCCGTGGTCGACCTCGGTGCGGCGCCCGGCGGCTGGAGCCAGATCGCGGCCAAGCGCGTCGGCTCCACGGAAGGCAAGGGCAAGGTCGTCGCGATCGACCTGTTGGAAATGCCGGAGATTCCCGGCGTCGATTTCGCGCAGCTCGACTTCATGGACAATGACGCGCCGGCAAAGCTCACCGCGATGCTGGGCGGCGGCGCCGACGTCGTGATGTCCGACATGGCCGCCAACACCACCGGCCACCGCAAGACCGACCAGCTCCGCATCGTCGGCCTGGTCGAGACCGCCGCCGCCTTTGCCTGCGACGTGCTCAAACCCGGCGGCACGTTCCTCGCCAAAACGTTCCAGAGCGGCGCCGACGCCGAGCTGCTCGCCCAGCTTAAGCGCGATTTTGCAACGGTGCGCCACGTGAAGCCTGCGGCGAGCAGGCAGGACTCGTCCGAGCGCTACGTGCTGGCGACGGGATTTCGGGGCGGGGCGAACGCGTAG
- the guaB gene encoding IMP dehydrogenase codes for MATVQLQGIREAFTFDDVLLKPGLSDVMPGEVDIRSRVTRAIPLNIPIMASAMDTVTEARMAIAMAQAGGLGVIHRNFDPEGQAAQVRQVKRYESGMVVNPLTISPEATLDDALKLMSDHGISGIPVVTGAGKSTPGKLVGILTNRDVRFATDRRQKVSELMTHEGLVTVRENVSQDEARRMLHQHRIEKLLVVDDRYRCVGLITVKDMEKAVAHPLACKDAQGRLRVAAATTVGDSGFERTERLIDAGVDLVVVDTAHGHSRHVLHAVNRIKRLSNSVQVVAGNVATTEGTQALIDSGADCIKVGIGPGSICTTRIVAGVGVPQLTAIMDAVEAAKKSDIPVIADGGIKFSGDLAKALAAGADIAMVGSLLAGTDETPGEVFLWQGRSYKAYRGMGSVGAMARGSADRYFQQDIKDTLKLVPEGIEGQVPYKGPVGNVMHQLAGGLRAAMGYVGARDMKELHEKAQFVRITGAGLRESHVHDVTITREAPNYPGGG; via the coding sequence ATGGCCACGGTGCAACTTCAAGGCATTCGCGAAGCCTTCACGTTCGACGACGTGCTGTTGAAGCCGGGCCTGTCGGACGTCATGCCGGGCGAGGTCGACATCCGTTCCCGGGTCACTCGCGCCATTCCGCTCAACATCCCGATCATGGCCTCCGCCATGGACACGGTCACCGAAGCCCGCATGGCGATCGCCATGGCGCAGGCCGGCGGCCTCGGCGTCATCCACCGGAATTTCGATCCCGAAGGGCAGGCCGCCCAGGTGCGGCAGGTCAAGCGCTACGAGTCGGGCATGGTGGTGAACCCGCTCACCATCAGCCCCGAGGCCACGCTCGACGACGCGCTCAAGCTGATGAGCGATCACGGCATCTCCGGCATTCCCGTCGTCACCGGCGCCGGCAAGTCCACGCCGGGCAAGCTGGTCGGCATTCTCACCAACCGCGACGTGCGGTTTGCGACCGACCGCCGGCAGAAGGTCTCCGAGCTGATGACGCATGAAGGCCTCGTCACGGTGCGCGAGAATGTCAGCCAGGACGAGGCGCGGCGGATGCTGCATCAGCATCGCATCGAGAAGCTGCTCGTCGTCGACGACCGGTACCGCTGCGTCGGCCTCATCACCGTGAAGGACATGGAGAAGGCGGTCGCCCATCCGCTCGCCTGCAAGGACGCGCAGGGCCGCCTGCGCGTGGCCGCCGCCACCACCGTCGGTGATAGCGGCTTCGAGCGCACCGAGCGGCTGATCGATGCCGGCGTCGATCTCGTCGTCGTCGACACCGCGCACGGCCATTCCCGCCACGTGCTGCACGCCGTGAACCGGATCAAGCGTCTGTCCAACTCGGTGCAGGTTGTTGCCGGCAACGTCGCCACCACCGAAGGCACGCAGGCGCTGATCGATTCCGGTGCGGACTGCATCAAGGTCGGCATCGGGCCGGGCTCGATCTGCACCACGCGCATCGTCGCCGGCGTCGGCGTTCCCCAGCTCACCGCGATCATGGATGCGGTGGAAGCGGCGAAGAAGTCCGACATTCCCGTCATCGCCGACGGCGGCATCAAGTTCTCCGGCGATCTTGCCAAGGCGCTCGCCGCTGGTGCCGACATCGCCATGGTCGGTTCGCTGCTCGCCGGCACCGACGAGACGCCCGGCGAAGTGTTCTTGTGGCAGGGCCGCTCGTACAAGGCCTATCGCGGCATGGGCTCGGTCGGCGCGATGGCGCGCGGATCTGCCGATCGCTACTTCCAGCAGGACATCAAGGACACGCTCAAGCTCGTGCCTGAGGGCATCGAGGGCCAGGTGCCGTACAAGGGCCCGGTCGGCAACGTCATGCACCAGCTCGCCGGCGGCTTGCGCGCCGCGATGGGCTATGTCGGCGCACGCGACATGAAGGAGCTGCACGAGAAGGCGCAGTTCGTCCGCATCACCGGCGCGGGCCTGCGCGAAAGCCACGTCCACGACGTCACGATCACGCGCGAGGCGCCGAACTATCCGGGCGGGGGTTAG
- a CDS encoding xanthine dehydrogenase family protein molybdopterin-binding subunit codes for MQEHTKSSTLENAIALQKYGVGQPVRRKEDDTLVRGKARYTDDFNLPGQAYAVVVRSTHAHGIIRGIGIDAAKAMPGVLGVWTGADLDAAGYGPFTCGLPLKSRDGSPLLQTNRQPLATDKVRFVGDPVAFVVAETLAQARDAAEAVEVDIEPLPAVTDPEEAARPGAPQLYDHIPHNVALDYHYGDMDKVNAAFAGAAHVTKIDIENTRVAVVSMEPRVGLASYDKKAERYTLQVPTQGVAGNRANLAKNLKVPNEKVRILTANVGGSFGMKNINYPEYMCILYAAKALSRPVKWLDERSTSFLSDSHGRAQKIHAELALDAEGHFLAAKLSGYGNLGAYITGVAPGPLSLNTGKNFSSVYRTPLMAVDIKTVLTNTTLMGAYRGAGRPEANYYMERLIDRAADEMGLNRLTLRKRNFIKPNQMPFPASSGVTYDSGDFQAVFNKALEISDHENFVKRKKESRKAGKLRGIAVGSYLEVTAPPSPELGKIVFDADGSVQLITGTLDYGQGHATPFAQVLCEQLGVPFDSVKLVQGDSDIVHTGNGTGGSRSITASGMAIVGAAKLVIEKGKRAAAHMLEASEADIEFADGSFTIAGTDRSIDIMELARKLHDGKTPDGVPDNLDVDHTSEPVPSAFPNGCHVAEVEIDPETGVVQIVRYSAVNDFGTVINPMLVAGQLHGGVVQGIGQALMEHVRYDESGQPITGSLMDYALPRAEDVPNMTVGDHPVPATTNPLGSKGCGEAGCAGSLSTVVNAVLDALSDHGIKHIDMPLTPERVWRAIQDAKGAAA; via the coding sequence ATGCAAGAACACACCAAATCGTCCACGCTCGAGAACGCTATTGCACTGCAAAAATATGGCGTCGGGCAACCCGTCCGCCGCAAGGAGGACGACACGCTGGTGCGCGGCAAGGCCCGCTATACCGACGATTTCAACCTGCCCGGCCAGGCCTATGCCGTGGTCGTCCGTTCCACGCACGCTCATGGCATCATCCGCGGCATCGGCATTGACGCGGCTAAGGCGATGCCGGGTGTGCTGGGAGTTTGGACCGGCGCCGATCTCGACGCAGCCGGCTACGGCCCCTTCACCTGCGGCCTGCCGCTGAAGAGCCGCGACGGCTCGCCCCTGCTCCAGACCAACCGCCAGCCGCTCGCGACCGACAAGGTCCGCTTCGTCGGCGATCCCGTCGCCTTCGTGGTGGCCGAGACGCTGGCGCAGGCCCGCGATGCCGCTGAAGCGGTCGAGGTCGATATCGAGCCGCTGCCGGCAGTGACAGACCCCGAGGAAGCGGCTAGGCCCGGCGCGCCGCAGCTCTACGACCACATCCCGCACAATGTCGCGCTCGATTACCATTATGGCGACATGGACAAGGTGAACGCTGCCTTCGCCGGCGCCGCCCATGTCACCAAGATCGACATCGAGAACACCCGCGTCGCCGTGGTCTCGATGGAGCCGCGTGTCGGCCTTGCCTCCTACGACAAGAAGGCCGAGCGCTACACGCTTCAGGTGCCGACGCAGGGCGTCGCCGGCAACCGCGCCAATCTCGCCAAGAACCTGAAAGTGCCGAACGAGAAGGTGCGCATCCTCACCGCTAATGTCGGCGGCTCCTTCGGCATGAAGAACATCAACTATCCCGAATACATGTGCATCCTGTATGCGGCGAAGGCGCTGAGCCGGCCCGTGAAGTGGCTGGACGAGCGTTCGACCAGCTTCCTCTCGGACAGCCACGGCCGCGCGCAGAAAATCCACGCCGAGCTCGCGCTCGATGCCGAGGGGCATTTCCTCGCGGCCAAGCTGTCCGGCTACGGCAATCTCGGCGCCTACATCACCGGCGTCGCGCCGGGGCCGCTCTCGCTCAACACCGGCAAGAATTTTTCCAGCGTCTATCGCACGCCGCTGATGGCGGTCGACATCAAGACGGTGCTGACCAACACCACGCTGATGGGCGCCTATCGCGGCGCCGGCCGGCCTGAGGCGAACTACTACATGGAGCGGCTGATCGACCGCGCCGCCGACGAGATGGGCCTCAACCGGCTGACCCTGCGCAAGCGCAACTTCATCAAGCCGAACCAGATGCCGTTCCCGGCCTCCTCCGGCGTCACCTATGACAGCGGCGACTTCCAGGCCGTCTTCAACAAGGCGCTCGAAATCTCCGACCACGAGAATTTCGTCAAGCGCAAGAAGGAGAGCAGGAAGGCCGGCAAGCTGCGCGGCATCGCCGTCGGCTCCTATCTCGAGGTCACCGCGCCGCCGAGCCCCGAGCTCGGCAAGATCGTGTTCGATGCCGATGGCTCCGTGCAGCTGATCACCGGCACGCTCGATTACGGCCAGGGCCACGCGACGCCGTTCGCGCAGGTGCTGTGCGAGCAGTTGGGGGTGCCCTTCGATAGCGTGAAGCTGGTGCAGGGCGACAGCGACATCGTGCACACCGGCAATGGTACCGGCGGTTCGCGCTCGATCACCGCCAGTGGCATGGCGATCGTGGGCGCCGCCAAGCTCGTCATCGAGAAGGGCAAGCGCGCCGCTGCGCACATGCTGGAAGCGTCCGAAGCCGACATCGAGTTTGCCGACGGCAGCTTCACCATCGCCGGCACCGACCGCAGCATCGACATCATGGAGCTCGCCAGGAAGCTTCATGACGGCAAGACGCCGGACGGCGTGCCTGATAACCTCGACGTCGATCACACCAGCGAGCCCGTACCCTCGGCCTTCCCGAACGGCTGCCACGTCGCCGAGGTCGAGATCGATCCGGAGACGGGCGTCGTGCAGATCGTGCGCTACAGCGCGGTCAACGATTTCGGCACGGTGATCAACCCGATGCTGGTTGCGGGCCAGCTCCATGGCGGCGTCGTCCAGGGCATCGGCCAGGCGCTGATGGAGCACGTCCGTTACGACGAGAGCGGCCAGCCGATCACGGGCTCGCTGATGGACTACGCCCTGCCGCGCGCCGAAGACGTTCCGAACATGACCGTCGGCGATCACCCCGTGCCCGCAACCACGAATCCGCTCGGCAGCAAGGGCTGCGGCGAAGCCGGCTGCGCCGGCAGCCTGTCGACGGTGGTGAATGCGGTGCTCGATGCGCTCTCCGACCACGGCATCAAGCACATCGACATGCCACTGACCCCGGAGCGCGTCTGGCGCGCGATCCAGGATGCGAAGGGAGCGGCGGCGTAA
- a CDS encoding MFS transporter: MVDKQRVIPLIVATALFMENMDSTVIATSLPAIAADIGTSPLTLKLAITSYLLSLAVFIPASGWTADRFGARMVFAIAVGVFMVGSVGCALSTSVTDFVFARILQGMGGAMMTPVGRLVLLRSVDKSALVNAMAWVTVPALIGPVIGPPLGGFITTYASWHWIFLINIPIGLLGIFMALRFIDPIKSETQEPFDLYGMLLAGIGLAGIAFGLSVAGLNLLPWSTVAALVVGGAISMTLYVLHARRTGSPVLDFSLLKLPTLRAAIYGGFLFRLGIGALPFLLPLLMQIGFGLSPFHSGLVTFASSLGAMGMKTLAARLIRTFGFRNLMTVNAIVSAFFLGVCALFTVTTPLLIIMVILVVGGFFRSLEFTAINTVAYADVETAQMSRATTLVSVNQQLAVSAGVAVGAACVETTMWFSHVSELNAAVFMPAFVVVGLTSAASSWFFWQMPADAGHEISGRKAVEIASRKGAGKGAEKAAVKAATEDTQNVRDQRLG; this comes from the coding sequence ATGGTCGACAAGCAACGCGTCATTCCGCTGATCGTGGCCACCGCTCTCTTCATGGAGAACATGGATTCGACGGTGATCGCCACCTCGCTGCCGGCGATCGCGGCCGACATCGGCACCAGCCCGCTGACGCTGAAGCTCGCCATTACGTCCTACCTGCTGTCGCTCGCGGTGTTCATCCCGGCGAGCGGCTGGACTGCCGATCGTTTCGGCGCGCGCATGGTGTTCGCGATCGCGGTCGGCGTGTTCATGGTCGGCTCGGTCGGCTGCGCGCTCTCGACCTCGGTCACCGACTTCGTGTTCGCGCGCATCCTGCAAGGCATGGGCGGGGCGATGATGACGCCGGTCGGACGGCTCGTGCTGCTGCGCTCGGTCGACAAGAGCGCGCTGGTGAACGCCATGGCCTGGGTGACGGTCCCTGCCCTGATCGGCCCCGTGATCGGGCCGCCGCTCGGCGGCTTCATCACGACCTACGCCTCCTGGCACTGGATCTTCCTGATCAACATCCCAATCGGGCTGCTCGGGATCTTCATGGCGCTGCGCTTCATCGACCCCATCAAGAGCGAGACGCAGGAGCCGTTCGATCTCTACGGCATGCTGCTCGCGGGCATCGGCCTCGCCGGCATCGCATTCGGCCTTTCGGTGGCCGGGCTCAACCTGCTGCCCTGGAGCACGGTTGCGGCCCTGGTCGTGGGCGGCGCGATCTCGATGACGCTCTATGTCCTGCACGCGCGGCGGACGGGATCGCCGGTGCTCGATTTCTCGCTGCTGAAGCTGCCGACGCTGCGCGCGGCGATCTACGGCGGCTTCCTGTTCCGCCTCGGCATCGGCGCGCTGCCCTTCCTGCTGCCGCTCTTGATGCAGATCGGCTTCGGCCTGTCGCCGTTCCATTCCGGCCTCGTCACCTTTGCGTCCTCGCTCGGCGCCATGGGCATGAAGACGCTGGCCGCACGCCTCATCCGCACCTTCGGCTTCCGCAATTTGATGACGGTGAACGCGATCGTCAGCGCGTTCTTCCTCGGCGTCTGCGCGCTGTTCACCGTGACGACGCCGCTGCTCATCATCATGGTCATCCTTGTGGTCGGCGGCTTCTTCCGTTCGCTCGAGTTCACCGCGATCAACACGGTCGCCTATGCCGACGTCGAGACCGCGCAGATGAGCCGTGCCACAACGCTCGTCAGCGTCAACCAGCAGCTCGCGGTGTCGGCCGGCGTCGCCGTCGGCGCGGCCTGCGTCGAGACGACGATGTGGTTCAGCCATGTCAGCGAGCTCAATGCCGCCGTGTTCATGCCGGCCTTCGTCGTGGTGGGCCTGACCTCGGCGGCCTCGAGCTGGTTCTTCTGGCAGATGCCGGCCGACGCCGGCCACGAGATCTCCGGCCGCAAGGCGGTGGAGATCGCGAGCCGCAAGGGTGCGGGCAAGGGCGCGGAGAAGGCGGCGGTCAAGGCGGCGACCGAGGATACGCAGAACGTGCGGGATCAAAGGTTGGGGTAG